A genome region from Ananas comosus cultivar F153 unplaced genomic scaffold, ASM154086v1, whole genome shotgun sequence includes the following:
- the LOC109704708 gene encoding uncharacterized protein LOC109704708 gives AAAAAASVPRDPPAPAVPVAPTPAVAAAPVTIVSPAASGSSIPTPDELGAERERSLAALTAFKRFNPPTFDGDVKDPWLVESWLAAMEALFEDIYTLDKDKAFREMLLLEYFPDSDRQKIKEDFRKLRQGNRSVREYEREFTHLINCVLSLVHGDRDRAETFERGLRPEIFKIVHALRLKTYEEVLDRALWVEGGNAIVRDEREAFERDRKREKTKKRPAGGSAGQSSSKRPPRRQRSHWRGGRSQTQSHSTYPCVSCGGDHRAAACPQREGRCFRCSQPGHMSRECPSGASPAPSSASVQYTPRQLAGLPPAVSAGRSSASRLLETSRAPNGRVFATQVEKQLITVPDDVVIGDWIMPINLLVLKQLWGFDVILGTNWLSKYYAVMDCERKVITFREPNQEEMVYKACNGAHFAATISSVRAKKMIKGGCKAYLATIVDPQREYPELENIRVEPKTSSS, from the exons gcggcggcggcggcagcatcTGTACCTagggatccgcccgcacctgcTGTGCCTGTAGCACCTACGCCGGCGGTAGCGGCGGCGCCGGTGACGATTGTTtctccggcggcatcgggttcatcgatTCCTACCCCCGATGAACTTGGGGCCGAGAGGGAGCGATCGTTAGCGGCTTTGACGGCCTTCAAGAggttcaaccctccgaccttcgaTGGTGACGTCAAGGATCCGTGGCTGGTGGAGTCATGGctagccgcgatggaggcgttgttcgaggatatctacaccctcgacAAGGACAAG GCATTCCGGGAGATGCTACTGTTGGAGTACTTTCCCGATAGCGACCGGcagaaaatcaaggaggattttcgcaAGTTAAGGCAAGGAAACCGGtcggtgcgggagtacgagcgAGAGTTCACGCACCTCATCAACTGCGTGCTGAGCTTGGTCCACGGCGATAGGGACCGGGCGGAGACGttcgagcgcgggttgcggCCGGAGATCTTTAAGATCGTCCATGCGCTCCGGCTGAAGACTTATGAGGAGGTTCTCGATCGCGCGCTCTGGGTCGAGGGCGGCAACGCCATTGTGCGAGATGAGCGCGAGGCTTTCGAGCGAGACCGGAAAAGAGAGAAGACCAAGAAGCGACCTGCTGGTGGGTCAGCGGGACAGTCGAGTTCCAAGCGACCCCCGCGGCGCCAGCGATCACATTGGCGTGGTGGAAGGAGTCAGACTCAGAGCCATTCCACCTATCCGTGTGTGAGTTGCGGCGGAGATCATCGGGCTGCTGCTTGCCCGCAACGGGAGGGGCGATGTTTTCGATGCAGCCAACCAGGGCATATGAGCCGAGAGTGCCCTAGCGGCGCGTCACCAgctccgtcatcagcttcagtcCAGTACACTCCGCGACAATTGGCGGGATTGCCACCCGCAGTGTCGGCTGGACGATCATCAGCGTCTCGTCTGTTGGAGACTTCTCGAGCACCTaatgggcgggtttttgccactcaagTGGAGAAGCAGCTTATTACcgttcccgacgacgtcgtg ATtggcgattggatcatgccgatcAACCTATTAGTGTTGAAGCAATTGTGGGGATTTGACGTAATCTTGGGTACCAATTGGCTttccaagtattacgcggttatGGATTGCGAAAGGAAGGTGATCacgtttcgtgagcctaaccaagaggagATGGTTTATAAGGCGTGTAATGGTGCCCATTTCGCAGCGACCATATCGTCAGTGAGGGCAAAGAAAATGATCAAGGGTGGTTGCaaagcctatttggcgaccatcgtgGACCCTCAAAGGGAGTACCCGGAATTGGAAAATATTCGGGTG